Proteins from a genomic interval of Treponema brennaborense DSM 12168:
- a CDS encoding methyl-accepting chemotaxis protein, translating into MKFYSTYKFRFIFLITLFITLVCAAITIVAVRDIRSTAVKVFAERGVAVIEKAEPYIDPVRFAELCRTLDADDSYYLETWRNLFDIKQSLGCEYLYTMVPKSGTVFTYIVDGSSTFDDEDNFSPLGTDEDISSYGSYPFDALKRQEMVVGNLQYQADWGWTISVYAPIIDAAGTSIGFLACDFDVENLVSVINGSTIKMILVFAVSLVVGITALWFFVVFFFKRLFRVVQAMRDIAGGASDLTARIPCGNADELDALAAECNAVIEQMQRMIRTVSQSVGTLSENSGEISGHNQEMLSLLSEAGTAIDEIYGKAGTQCGLTEALSGEIGTVRTAVQTLEEKIAHQTEAAARSSLAVEQITSNIHTADMNISRIADEYGAIVDETAKSRQKQNKMTEQISLIAQQAKNLSTANSVVTKIAAQTNLLAMNAAIEAAHAGDSGRGFSVVADEIRALAETSAKQTKAIRTLIGGIEKTVEELVDASGNSESSFGALGNRIGELAVPLQEIRVGMNGQNRGAEDIIAMMRVLSNSAEAIADASKKMSDETLLVSEKITELRKSADDILSSGSGTAELLNQVNTFAANAAVCSDGNVTLAGNVRSLVASYKVE; encoded by the coding sequence ATGAAATTTTATTCAACGTATAAATTCCGTTTTATTTTTTTGATTACGTTGTTTATTACGCTTGTCTGTGCCGCAATAACCATTGTTGCGGTGCGCGACATTCGCAGTACCGCGGTAAAAGTTTTTGCCGAGCGCGGTGTGGCCGTGATTGAAAAAGCCGAACCGTATATCGACCCGGTGCGTTTTGCCGAGCTGTGCCGGACGCTCGATGCCGACGATTCCTATTATCTTGAAACATGGCGCAATCTGTTCGATATAAAACAGTCTCTCGGATGTGAATATTTGTATACGATGGTGCCTAAAAGCGGGACGGTTTTTACATATATTGTTGACGGAAGTTCAACGTTTGACGATGAGGATAATTTTTCACCGCTCGGAACGGACGAAGATATTTCGAGTTACGGCAGCTATCCGTTCGACGCACTTAAACGGCAGGAAATGGTCGTCGGAAACCTTCAGTATCAGGCGGACTGGGGCTGGACGATTTCCGTGTACGCGCCTATTATCGATGCGGCCGGAACGTCGATAGGGTTTCTTGCCTGCGACTTTGACGTTGAGAATCTCGTTTCCGTTATAAACGGCAGTACTATCAAAATGATCCTCGTTTTTGCGGTGAGTCTTGTCGTGGGGATTACCGCGCTTTGGTTCTTTGTCGTGTTCTTTTTCAAGCGCCTTTTTCGTGTGGTTCAGGCAATGCGGGATATTGCCGGCGGTGCAAGCGATTTGACCGCACGTATTCCCTGCGGAAATGCCGACGAACTCGACGCCCTCGCTGCGGAATGTAACGCCGTTATTGAACAAATGCAGCGGATGATACGGACGGTATCGCAGTCGGTGGGAACCCTTTCGGAAAACAGCGGTGAAATTTCCGGGCATAATCAGGAGATGCTTTCGCTTCTGAGCGAAGCGGGCACCGCTATCGACGAAATTTACGGAAAAGCCGGTACGCAATGCGGTCTTACCGAAGCCCTTTCAGGTGAAATCGGTACCGTCCGTACTGCCGTACAAACGCTCGAAGAAAAAATAGCGCATCAGACGGAAGCGGCGGCGCGTTCCTCTCTCGCCGTGGAACAGATAACGTCGAATATTCATACCGCCGATATGAATATCAGCCGAATTGCCGACGAATACGGGGCGATTGTGGATGAAACGGCAAAAAGCCGGCAAAAACAGAACAAAATGACGGAACAGATATCGCTCATTGCTCAGCAGGCAAAAAATCTTTCTACGGCGAACTCCGTCGTAACGAAAATAGCCGCGCAGACGAATCTGCTTGCAATGAACGCCGCGATTGAAGCCGCGCACGCAGGCGATTCGGGCAGAGGTTTCAGCGTTGTTGCCGACGAAATACGCGCGCTCGCGGAAACGTCGGCCAAGCAGACAAAAGCCATTCGGACGCTTATCGGCGGAATTGAGAAAACGGTTGAGGAGCTCGTCGATGCTTCCGGCAATTCCGAATCATCGTTCGGTGCGCTCGGAAACCGCATAGGCGAACTTGCCGTTCCGTTGCAGGAAATCAGGGTGGGCATGAACGGCCAAAACCGGGGTGCGGAAGATATTATTGCGATGATGCGCGTTTTGAGCAATTCGGCTGAAGCGATTGCGGACGCTTCAAAAAAAATGTCCGATGAAACGCTGCTCGTGTCCGAAAAAATCACTGAATTGCGAAAATCGGCGGACGACATTCTTTCGAGCGGCAGCGGTACGGCGGAACTTCTCAATCAGGTGAATACTTTTGCCGCCAACGCCGCCGTGTGTTCGGACGGCAACGTAACGCTTGCCGGAAACGTAAGGTCGCTCGTTGCAAGTTATAAAGTCGAGTGA
- a CDS encoding LemA family protein, producing MKSGTKILLVVVGLLVVLGIAGCQFYSGTYNKMVALDEQVSGQWAQVQNVYQRRLDLIPNLVATVKGYASHESQVFTQIAEARAKAGGVVQISAADLDDPAKMKQFQEAQSSLGGALQRLLAVTENYPELKANENFLALQDQLEGTENRITVERGRFNESVTSYNTFIRQFPKNIIANMSGFRTKEKFSADSAAQSAPAVSFE from the coding sequence ATGAAAAGCGGAACGAAGATTTTGCTCGTCGTCGTCGGATTGCTGGTCGTTTTGGGAATTGCCGGTTGTCAATTCTACAGCGGAACGTATAATAAAATGGTCGCTTTGGACGAACAGGTGTCCGGGCAGTGGGCGCAGGTTCAAAACGTTTATCAGCGCCGCCTTGATTTAATTCCGAATTTGGTTGCGACGGTCAAAGGCTATGCGTCCCACGAATCGCAGGTATTTACGCAGATTGCCGAAGCCCGGGCTAAAGCCGGCGGCGTCGTTCAGATTTCTGCGGCGGATCTTGACGATCCGGCAAAGATGAAGCAGTTTCAGGAAGCTCAGAGTTCTTTAGGCGGCGCTTTACAGCGTTTGCTCGCCGTAACCGAAAATTACCCCGAATTGAAGGCCAATGAAAACTTTCTGGCATTGCAGGATCAGCTTGAGGGTACCGAAAACCGGATAACCGTGGAACGCGGCAGATTCAACGAATCCGTAACCTCCTACAATACGTTTATCCGCCAGTTTCCCAAAAACATTATTGCGAATATGAGCGGCTTCCGTACCAAAGAAAAATTCAGCGCCGACAGCGCCGCCCAATCCGCTCCCGCCGTTTCGTTCGAGTAA
- a CDS encoding TPM domain-containing protein has translation MKKAVMLKKLKLTDESLTRIREAVMKAESRTTGEIALAVTAESAAYSFRELLAALTAGVFIFALLLPFAHVIAELFENMMWHMPLWYLPAFYGITCFGLVALLFRIANVPAVDRLIVPRAVRSRAVYNRAVRYFAESGVYATKDHSGILIFVSYMEREVRIIADTGITAKISPGLWNLIAADLAEGLGTADAAGTFIRAVERCGELLEEYFPAVAGSGAEPNGTAENPDELANGLVVLEEEDAY, from the coding sequence ATGAAGAAAGCGGTAATGCTTAAAAAATTGAAATTGACGGACGAGTCTCTGACCCGAATACGGGAAGCGGTTATGAAGGCCGAATCCCGTACGACCGGTGAAATCGCGCTTGCGGTAACCGCCGAAAGCGCGGCGTATTCGTTCCGGGAATTATTGGCCGCGCTGACCGCCGGTGTTTTCATATTCGCACTGCTGCTGCCGTTCGCGCACGTGATAGCGGAACTTTTTGAAAACATGATGTGGCATATGCCGCTGTGGTATCTGCCCGCGTTTTACGGCATTACCTGCTTCGGACTTGTGGCGCTGCTGTTCCGGATTGCGAACGTTCCGGCCGTCGATCGGCTGATTGTACCTCGTGCGGTCAGATCGCGCGCGGTGTATAACCGCGCCGTTCGGTATTTTGCCGAAAGCGGCGTGTATGCAACGAAGGATCATTCGGGTATTTTGATTTTCGTTTCATATATGGAACGGGAAGTACGCATCATTGCGGATACCGGAATTACTGCCAAAATATCGCCCGGTTTGTGGAATCTGATTGCGGCGGATTTGGCCGAAGGCTTGGGAACCGCCGATGCGGCCGGCACGTTTATCCGCGCAGTCGAACGCTGCGGTGAATTGCTGGAAGAATACTTTCCCGCGGTTGCCGGATCCGGTGCCGAACCGAACGGAACGGCGGAAAATCCCGACGAACTGGCGAACGGTCTTGTCGTTTTGGAGGAAGAAGATGCGTACTGA
- a CDS encoding TPM domain-containing protein produces the protein MRTDFRNRRRAVCAAFFCIVLSLHLSALSIPQWIGPVNDQAGVMSAAEKNELSGYLTDLNNQTGVQMAVLTVPSLGGASIEELAIRTADAWKLGQADTDNGALLVVALEERELRIEVGYGLESVLTDAKSGLIIRNVITPYFRDGKYGAGIIAGIKNMAGIATDNAELVSESVQNGDTASDAIGAAAFFFIVFIVIVTAGVSTSIRGRRYGRYRGPIIMPPPTFRSRNDSDHHFGGGFGGFGGFGGGGGFSGGGGGFGGGGASGRW, from the coding sequence ATGCGTACTGATTTCCGGAACCGGCGGCGCGCTGTCTGCGCGGCCTTTTTCTGCATCGTTTTGTCGCTGCATCTGAGTGCGCTGAGTATTCCGCAGTGGATCGGCCCGGTCAACGATCAGGCGGGCGTTATGTCCGCCGCAGAAAAAAACGAATTGTCCGGTTATTTGACCGATCTGAACAATCAAACCGGCGTACAAATGGCCGTGCTCACCGTTCCTTCTTTGGGAGGCGCTTCAATAGAAGAACTGGCTATCCGTACTGCCGACGCCTGGAAACTCGGCCAAGCGGATACGGACAACGGTGCGCTGCTGGTCGTCGCGCTTGAAGAACGGGAACTGCGTATTGAAGTGGGATACGGGCTTGAAAGCGTTTTGACCGATGCAAAAAGCGGCCTGATTATCCGCAACGTCATAACGCCGTATTTCCGCGACGGAAAGTACGGTGCGGGCATTATCGCCGGTATCAAAAACATGGCGGGGATTGCGACCGACAACGCGGAACTCGTTTCGGAATCGGTTCAAAACGGTGACACGGCTTCCGATGCGATCGGTGCAGCGGCGTTCTTTTTCATCGTGTTTATCGTGATCGTAACGGCGGGCGTTTCGACTTCCATCCGTGGCCGCCGATACGGCCGTTACCGCGGTCCGATCATCATGCCCCCTCCGACGTTTCGCAGCAGAAACGATTCCGATCACCATTTCGGCGGCGGATTCGGAGGTTTCGGCGGGTTTGGCGGCGGCGGTGGTTTCTCCGGCGGAGGCGGCGGATTCGGCGGCGGCGGAGCGTCCGGACGCTGGTAG
- a CDS encoding GNAT family N-acetyltransferase codes for MTALPIELIPTADRDFTEIEALYRAAIRHMQETGIDMWDYRRYPSADILRNDIRRRQLFTARHAPSGRIAVCVVLNGECDAQYDTAQWRFPATNPLIVHRLCVHPDFQRYGYGSAVMKHVLNQAETGGYESVRLDAFSRNRPSLAMYEKLGFRKAGEAHGVKGTFYLLEKDCTHSG; via the coding sequence ATGACAGCTTTACCCATTGAACTTATTCCGACAGCCGACCGCGATTTTACGGAAATAGAAGCGCTGTATCGGGCGGCCATTCGGCACATGCAGGAAACGGGAATAGATATGTGGGACTACCGCCGGTATCCGTCTGCGGATATTCTGCGGAACGATATCCGCCGCCGGCAGTTGTTTACCGCGCGGCACGCGCCGTCCGGGAGAATCGCCGTCTGCGTCGTCTTAAACGGCGAATGCGACGCGCAGTATGATACGGCGCAGTGGCGCTTTCCGGCGACGAACCCGCTGATAGTACACCGACTGTGCGTCCACCCCGATTTTCAGCGATACGGGTACGGTTCCGCCGTTATGAAACACGTACTCAATCAAGCCGAAACCGGCGGCTATGAATCGGTCCGGCTCGACGCGTTTTCACGGAACCGGCCGTCGCTTGCCATGTATGAAAAACTCGGCTTCCGCAAGGCGGGTGAAGCGCACGGGGTCAAAGGGACGTTTTACCTTTTGGAAAAAGACTGCACGCACTCCGGCTGA
- a CDS encoding coiled-coil domain-containing protein codes for MTFETTVDGTVAKNIAGHKPQYFSKFITPLIDTSSNGNPKESISADITPAMAQLFIDILNGKKKIELPVVYISKQKSGQYLIDPERLAEKLHCMAFVFTEPSTDFSYRLKKETNGNNVFNGVIGIYWGNKERFYFHPSERLTVESIYHKIAEVTALKPFSKGTSWFTLLQLETEREQSRLKTEYERLSTGSTARIDNLQAQIKEKEEESTRLKKELEAKQKELNLYMETFEAENRKLTEENRILTEKIAALSASFSDKQELNSSITVSLPCTENELFPDEIKDFVKGLFYKTIHSEPAENDSRKAHVVENIKGQIDDWNFAESAAAQRYEKCEDDWIKNCSKNGSDLISVLRKHEFIDKSMPRSAHYKVAYYGDERYTVTIPKTPSDNRSTKNTWTDTRKKCFLSVYCKSKKNS; via the coding sequence TTGACATTTGAAACCACCGTTGACGGAACAGTTGCAAAAAATATCGCAGGCCACAAACCCCAATACTTTTCAAAATTCATTACTCCGCTTATAGACACATCCTCAAACGGAAATCCGAAAGAATCGATATCGGCTGACATCACTCCCGCAATGGCTCAATTATTTATCGATATATTGAACGGGAAAAAAAAGATAGAACTGCCGGTTGTATATATCAGCAAACAAAAGTCGGGACAGTATCTTATCGATCCGGAACGACTTGCCGAAAAATTGCATTGCATGGCGTTTGTATTTACGGAACCGAGCACCGATTTTTCATATCGATTAAAAAAAGAAACTAACGGAAATAACGTATTCAATGGCGTGATTGGTATTTATTGGGGAAACAAAGAACGTTTTTATTTTCATCCATCGGAACGACTTACCGTAGAAAGCATCTATCATAAAATAGCCGAAGTAACGGCTTTAAAACCGTTTTCAAAAGGAACTTCATGGTTCACCTTATTACAGCTTGAAACAGAACGGGAGCAGTCTCGACTCAAAACGGAATATGAACGATTAAGTACCGGTAGTACTGCCCGAATCGACAATCTCCAAGCGCAAATAAAGGAAAAAGAAGAAGAGTCCACTCGTTTGAAAAAAGAACTGGAAGCAAAACAAAAAGAACTCAATCTGTATATGGAGACGTTCGAGGCTGAAAACCGGAAACTAACTGAAGAAAATCGTATCCTAACGGAGAAAATTGCCGCATTGTCTGCAAGTTTTTCCGATAAACAAGAACTCAATTCCTCCATAACCGTATCTCTACCTTGCACTGAAAATGAATTGTTTCCTGATGAAATCAAAGATTTTGTCAAAGGACTTTTTTACAAAACGATTCACAGTGAACCTGCCGAGAACGACTCCCGGAAAGCGCATGTCGTTGAAAATATAAAAGGGCAAATTGACGATTGGAATTTTGCAGAATCAGCAGCGGCACAACGGTATGAAAAATGCGAAGACGATTGGATAAAAAACTGTTCAAAAAACGGTTCAGATCTGATCTCCGTTTTAAGAAAACATGAATTCATCGACAAAAGTATGCCCCGCAGTGCACATTACAAGGTTGCATATTACGGAGACGAGCGCTATACCGTTACAATTCCCAAAACGCCGAGTGATAATCGGAGTACAAAAAATACGTGGACAGATACCAGAAAAAAGTGTTTTCTCAGCGTTTATTGTAAATCAAAAAAGAACTCATGA
- a CDS encoding proline--tRNA ligase: MKTSETLISTLREVPAEAVIASHQLMLRAGLIRKLGNGLFTYLPFGLRSFRKVENIIREEMDAIGALEIKPSVVVPGELWRESGRWDTMGAGMLRIKNRVDQELVVSPTAEEAVTALIRDELSSYKQLPIVAYQINTKYRDEIRPRYGVMRGREFMMKDAYSFHADAESLDKTYLAMEKAYKRIFKRLGLSVIPVSADSGAMGGSGSEEFMVESPIGDDTLILCPKCGYAANTEKAACAPDEVQDKDGKPQVAATLPIEKVPCPGVETIAQMETFFKMPAEQFIKVLIYRVCNSELDLRTAPGGNTFKRDAETGGAPHYPEAFFAVAIRGDLDVNEAKLAAVLKASEVELACEDDVIRFSGAPHGFVGPVGLTKLPLLADESVMVQCEDGSYTVRVHDTVTGGGQADVDNLHVEPVRDFTPFMTADVRTVVAGDLCPCCGAEFYSKKGNELGHIFKLGYKYTKSMNVTYLDENGKQQVPTMGCYGIGVDRSLASIIEEHHDGNGIVWPMSAAPYQVVIVPVKYEGTMKEIADSLYAELRQAGIEVLLDDRNERPGVKFKDMDLIGIPVRIVVGEKNLPNVELKLRSAADSDLVPAAEAAGKAAAIVRAELAALNG, from the coding sequence ATGAAAACTTCCGAAACTTTGATTTCGACACTGCGGGAAGTTCCCGCTGAGGCGGTGATCGCCAGTCATCAGCTTATGCTGCGCGCCGGACTTATCCGCAAATTGGGAAACGGCCTGTTTACGTATCTGCCGTTCGGACTGCGCTCGTTCCGCAAGGTTGAAAATATTATCCGTGAAGAAATGGACGCAATCGGTGCGCTTGAAATAAAACCGTCTGTCGTCGTTCCCGGCGAGTTGTGGCGTGAATCCGGCCGGTGGGATACGATGGGGGCGGGAATGCTCCGCATCAAAAACCGCGTCGATCAGGAATTGGTCGTCAGCCCCACTGCCGAAGAAGCCGTTACCGCTCTTATCCGCGACGAATTGTCTTCTTATAAACAATTACCGATCGTCGCATATCAGATCAACACGAAATACCGGGACGAAATCCGTCCCCGCTACGGCGTTATGCGCGGCCGTGAGTTTATGATGAAAGATGCGTATTCGTTCCACGCCGATGCGGAAAGTCTTGATAAGACGTATTTGGCGATGGAAAAAGCATATAAACGGATTTTTAAACGACTGGGACTTTCGGTCATTCCCGTTTCCGCCGATTCGGGCGCGATGGGCGGCAGCGGTTCGGAAGAGTTTATGGTTGAAAGTCCCATAGGAGACGATACGCTCATTCTGTGCCCCAAGTGCGGCTACGCGGCGAATACCGAAAAAGCTGCGTGTGCTCCCGACGAGGTGCAGGATAAAGACGGTAAACCGCAGGTTGCGGCGACGCTTCCGATAGAAAAAGTCCCGTGTCCCGGCGTTGAAACGATCGCCCAGATGGAAACGTTTTTCAAGATGCCTGCCGAACAGTTCATTAAAGTGCTCATTTACCGGGTGTGCAACAGCGAGCTCGATTTGCGTACCGCGCCCGGCGGAAATACGTTCAAGCGCGATGCCGAAACCGGCGGCGCGCCGCACTATCCCGAAGCGTTTTTTGCAGTTGCAATCCGCGGCGATCTGGACGTGAACGAAGCCAAACTTGCCGCGGTGCTTAAAGCAAGCGAAGTCGAACTTGCTTGTGAAGACGACGTTATCCGGTTTTCCGGCGCGCCGCACGGATTCGTCGGACCGGTCGGTTTGACGAAACTGCCGCTGCTCGCAGACGAAAGCGTGATGGTTCAGTGCGAAGACGGTTCGTATACCGTGCGCGTGCACGATACGGTAACCGGCGGCGGTCAGGCGGACGTCGACAATCTGCACGTGGAACCCGTCCGCGATTTTACGCCGTTTATGACGGCCGACGTGCGAACAGTCGTCGCCGGCGACTTGTGTCCGTGCTGCGGCGCGGAGTTCTACAGCAAAAAAGGCAACGAGCTCGGCCATATTTTCAAGCTCGGCTACAAATACACTAAATCGATGAACGTAACGTATCTCGATGAAAACGGCAAACAGCAGGTTCCCACGATGGGCTGCTACGGAATCGGCGTTGACCGCTCGCTCGCTTCGATTATCGAAGAGCATCACGACGGTAACGGGATCGTGTGGCCGATGAGCGCCGCGCCGTATCAGGTGGTGATCGTGCCGGTCAAATACGAAGGCACGATGAAAGAGATTGCCGACTCGCTGTACGCGGAACTGCGGCAAGCGGGAATCGAAGTCCTGCTCGACGACCGAAACGAACGTCCCGGGGTCAAATTCAAGGATATGGATCTGATCGGTATTCCGGTGCGCATCGTCGTCGGTGAAAAAAATCTGCCGAACGTTGAATTGAAACTCCGTTCCGCTGCGGACAGCGATTTGGTTCCTGCGGCAGAAGCCGCCGGGAAAGCCGCTGCAATCGTGCGTGCGGAACTCGCCGCGCTCAACGGATAA
- a CDS encoding GerMN domain-containing protein has protein sequence MSQQKKNNQAGFAVACWILIALVLLIIFLIKQDDIMRVLKDTGFFKHTIGKEPNFISQYEPKTPPEGTADELTIQIPLNTEPAVPTAPSTEVKTETEPPLSPKPAEKTAAGTPDSSADSAGTGTQPVEQSAQTERPADEPVQPAVLPTKLCFVTIDGDGSVSRREMTRNLPKNDSPLTAALNALLSGPDLSELEKGCMTLIPDGTRLLSAAVKNKVATLNFSEEFEYNRYGVEGYLGQLMQVVYTAAAFPTVESVQFLIEGQRKEYIGSEGVWIGTPLSSTSFK, from the coding sequence ATGTCTCAGCAGAAAAAAAACAATCAGGCAGGCTTTGCGGTTGCCTGCTGGATACTTATCGCGCTCGTACTGCTCATCATATTTCTCATTAAACAGGACGACATCATGCGCGTTCTCAAAGATACCGGATTTTTCAAACATACGATCGGCAAAGAACCAAACTTCATTTCCCAATATGAGCCTAAAACCCCGCCGGAAGGAACCGCCGACGAACTAACGATACAAATTCCGCTGAACACGGAGCCCGCGGTACCCACAGCACCTTCCACGGAAGTAAAAACGGAAACGGAACCTCCGCTCAGTCCAAAACCCGCAGAAAAAACGGCTGCCGGAACACCCGATTCAAGCGCAGATTCCGCCGGCACCGGAACACAACCCGTGGAACAGTCCGCACAAACGGAACGCCCCGCCGACGAGCCGGTTCAGCCGGCCGTACTGCCGACCAAACTCTGCTTCGTCACGATAGACGGCGACGGTTCGGTTTCACGCAGGGAAATGACACGCAATCTGCCTAAAAACGATTCACCGCTCACGGCGGCCCTAAACGCCCTGCTCTCAGGCCCGGACCTTTCCGAACTGGAAAAAGGCTGCATGACACTCATCCCCGATGGAACGCGCCTGCTTTCCGCCGCCGTCAAAAACAAAGTGGCAACGCTCAATTTCAGCGAAGAATTCGAATACAACCGATACGGAGTTGAAGGCTACCTCGGCCAGCTGATGCAAGTCGTCTACACGGCGGCAGCCTTTCCCACCGTTGAAAGCGTCCAGTTTCTGATAGAAGGCCAGCGCAAAGAATACATCGGAAGCGAAGGTGTCTGGATCGGTACGCCGCTTTCAAGTACAAGTTTCAAGTAG
- a CDS encoding 2-aminoethylphosphonate aminotransferase: MIKQAVIMAGGLGSRLKGRTTAMPKGFLEIDGHAIVEWSVQKLIAAGIEEIIIGTGHCHEWYDKLAKKYHIIKTVCNTNYANTGSMGTLEVCAPYVKGDVLVLESDLIYDSIGLQVLINDQRRNVILASGPTESGDEVYVQTSECSVLENLSKDRSRIAEVAGELVGITRLSESTLKRMCEYAAAHHDDLPKMEYEHAMQYVSSKRNDPIYIKKIEYYAWREIDCEEHLEMATAVIYPRIKENEELRAIRREVLLNPGPASTTDSVKYAQVQADICPRESEFGELMEWCTQELTAFAASPEEYTTVLFGCSGTGADEAMVCSVVPENGKLLVVDNGSYGNRLAKIAAVHKLNYDVFTSSTYEPIDIRALEKEFASKKYTHLAIVYHETTTGLLNPLDTIGPMAKKYGLITIVDAVSAYCGIPMNLKELGIDFMASTSNKNIQGMAGIGFVICNKKELEKTKDIPIRNYYLNLYDQYQYFQKTKQTRFTPPVQTFYALRQAIIETKVETVEARAQRYTDCWKVLVKAIKDMGLKMLVEEKYQSHLITAILEPENSLYDFNELHDFASQYAFTIYPGKLGNIHTFRIANIGDIQVEEMKRFTEKLHVYMKTIGQCE; this comes from the coding sequence ATGATTAAACAGGCTGTAATAATGGCGGGAGGACTCGGTTCCAGACTCAAAGGCCGTACCACCGCCATGCCGAAAGGTTTTTTGGAAATAGACGGTCACGCAATCGTTGAATGGTCGGTACAAAAATTGATTGCTGCGGGAATAGAAGAAATTATCATAGGTACCGGTCATTGTCACGAGTGGTACGACAAGCTTGCAAAAAAATATCATATAATTAAAACCGTTTGCAATACGAACTACGCAAACACCGGCAGCATGGGAACACTGGAAGTATGCGCGCCGTATGTAAAAGGAGACGTGCTCGTTCTTGAATCGGATCTGATTTACGACTCGATAGGACTTCAAGTTCTTATAAACGACCAGCGCCGAAACGTCATACTTGCTTCAGGCCCGACCGAATCCGGTGATGAAGTGTATGTACAGACGTCCGAATGCAGCGTTCTTGAAAATCTTTCAAAAGACCGCAGCCGCATAGCCGAAGTTGCCGGCGAACTGGTGGGTATAACCCGTCTTTCCGAATCTACCTTAAAAAGGATGTGCGAGTATGCAGCGGCTCATCATGACGATCTGCCCAAAATGGAATACGAACACGCAATGCAGTACGTCAGCTCAAAACGGAATGATCCGATTTATATAAAAAAGATAGAATACTATGCGTGGCGTGAAATCGACTGCGAAGAACACCTTGAAATGGCAACTGCGGTAATATATCCCCGTATTAAGGAAAATGAAGAATTACGGGCCATACGCAGGGAAGTATTACTCAATCCGGGGCCGGCGTCTACTACGGACAGCGTAAAATACGCTCAAGTCCAAGCGGATATTTGTCCGCGGGAATCTGAATTCGGAGAGTTGATGGAATGGTGTACGCAGGAATTGACCGCCTTCGCAGCATCTCCGGAAGAATATACGACGGTATTGTTCGGATGCTCGGGAACAGGCGCGGACGAAGCGATGGTTTGTTCCGTCGTTCCGGAAAACGGAAAATTACTCGTAGTCGATAACGGTTCATACGGCAACAGACTCGCCAAGATCGCGGCAGTCCATAAACTGAATTACGACGTATTCACAAGTTCGACGTACGAACCGATAGATATCCGCGCTCTCGAAAAAGAATTCGCATCAAAGAAATACACACACCTCGCCATAGTTTATCACGAAACGACGACGGGCCTATTGAATCCGTTGGATACGATCGGCCCGATGGCAAAAAAATACGGCCTGATAACGATCGTAGACGCTGTAAGCGCATACTGCGGCATTCCGATGAACCTGAAAGAATTGGGAATCGATTTTATGGCGTCCACATCAAACAAGAACATACAGGGAATGGCCGGAATCGGATTTGTGATTTGCAATAAGAAAGAACTGGAAAAAACCAAAGATATCCCCATACGCAATTATTATCTGAACCTCTACGATCAGTATCAGTATTTTCAGAAAACGAAGCAAACCCGCTTTACCCCGCCCGTTCAGACTTTCTACGCGCTGCGACAAGCCATTATTGAAACGAAAGTCGAGACGGTAGAGGCGCGCGCACAACGGTATACGGATTGCTGGAAAGTATTGGTTAAAGCAATAAAGGATATGGGACTCAAAATGCTCGTCGAAGAAAAATATCAAAGTCATCTTATTACGGCAATTTTGGAACCAGAAAACTCCCTCTATGATTTTAACGAATTACACGATTTTGCAAGCCAATACGCGTTTACCATTTATCCCGGAAAATTGGGAAATATACACACGTTCCGTATCGCAAATATCGGAGATATCCAAGTTGAGGAAATGAAACGGTTTACGGAAAAACTGCATGTGTACATGAAAACTATAGGCCAATGCGAATAA